In a genomic window of Phragmites australis chromosome 14, lpPhrAust1.1, whole genome shotgun sequence:
- the LOC133891091 gene encoding uncharacterized protein LOC133891091 — MDDVCLVLESEQNCDAEFELKDLHFVNADVKLIKCVVENIVVDISFNQIGGVSTFCFLELVDRQVGKNHLFKRSIMLIKAWCYHESRILGAHHGLISTYALETLVLYIFNLFHKSMHGPLEVLYRFLEYFSKFEWDKYGISLNGPVDLSSLPNLSVEPTATQDELLLGKEFLQGPLDRLVVIPNGSDGCDTNFRLKHLNIIDPLKGNNNLGRSVSKANFYRIRSAFSFGAQKLGQILMLPSEIIPREICGFFENTLKRHGKGERPDLGRSSFQSLLGLEANASSEESSLKMSCMNEGENRSSCHSSKLPDKELKVADIHNRFLPGNVHDLPWNKIWFMEFASDFRANSSYLASFRSNSSFSQENEKESLPQFSQSDMLDLSGNLDLHLECLRKVQYHLEHLLDELLQAVQEACLAGVLDEDSFEIPTASFVTSSQSQLASSTDTERRKLSPIYCSHSTGDVSQQSHAEDQVDVIWQQNVPLSSNGLSLSSSPVTKSDNYLVSWFCVSPNSHGTGTYIPKMSYGMYKERMTAERRFMPRKQRQRLPVQQHYSLEQGCSGSRNEHATFQSATNQLQMKQKSSRQDVYSSKSVVPKGGFPAFREQLATWCGTNQVATNLSKVQSSQDISSSLAIDNSSKESVEKGRQTKPPSSGIVLPHHGQGNSSVSNTCQPSSPATEGYRQLKAQVGEKVELGSMGPFSLGLLSAQFQEAFPPLPTSKKPAEVPASTVKSPEPFDTQSRPQEVYQLRDEADFPPLQAGCR, encoded by the exons ATGGATGATGTTTGCCTTGTACTCGAGTCAGAGCAGAATTGTGATGCCGAGTTCGAACTGAAGGACTTGCATTTCGTCAACGCTGAT GTTAAGCTCATAAAATGCGTCGTCGAGAATATTGTTGTCGACATCTCTTTCAACCAAATTGGTGGGGTGTCCACATTCTGTTTCCTCGAGCTG GTCGACCGTCAAGTCGGGAAAAATCATTTGTTCAAAAGGAGCATTATGTTAATCAAGGCTTGGTGTTATCATGAAAGTCGCATACTAGGAGCTCATCATGGACTGATATCTACTTATGCCTTGGAAACACTTGTTCTTTACATATTCAATTTATTCCATAAATCTATGCATGGTCCTCTGGAG GTCTTGTATAGGTTTTTGGAATATTTTAGCAAGTTTGAATGGGACAAGTATGGCATCAGTTTAAATGGTCCTGTCGATCTGTCGTCGTTGCCCAActtatctg TTGAACCTACAGCCACACAAGATGAACTATTGCTTGGCAAGGAGTTCCTTCAAGGCCCATTGGATAGGCTTGTTGTAATTCCAAATGGTTCTGATGGATGCGACACAAACTTTCGCCTGAAGCATCTCAACATAATCGATCCACTCAAGGGGAATAATAATCTTGGCAGAAGTGTCAGCAAAG CAAACTTTTATCGCATACGGAGTGCATTCTCATTCGGTGCACAAAAGCTTGGTCAAATTCTCATGTTACCCTCCGAGATTATTCCTCGTGAAATTTGTGGATTTTTTGAAAACACGCTGAAGAGACAtggaaagggagaaagaccagACCTTGGCCGTAGTTCATTCCAATCCTTGCTCGGTCTTGAGGCGAATGCTTCTAGTGAAGAATCAAGCTTGAAAATGTCTTGCATGAATGAGGGTGAAAACAGAAGTTCGTGCCATTCATCAAAACTGCCTGACAAGGAGTTGAAAGTGGCAGATATACATAATAGATTTCTGCCGGGCAATGTTCATGATCTTCCTTGGAACAAAATTTGGTTCATGGAATTTGCATCTGATTTCAGAGCAAATTCATCATATTTAGCCAGTTTCAGGAGCAACTCATCCTTCTCTCAAGAGAATG AAAAAGAGTCACTTCCACAGTTCTCACAATCAGATATGCTGGATCTATCAGGCAATCTGGATTTGCACTTGGAATGCCTTCGCAAAGTTCAGTACCACCTGGAGCACTTGCTTGATGAACTCCTGCAGGCAGTTCAAGAAGCATGTTTAGCTGGTGTGCTAGATGAGGATTCTTTCGAGATTCCAACTGCGAGCTTTGTGACTAGTTCCCAAAGCCAATTAGCTTCGTCTACTGATACCGAGAGAAGGAAATTATCTCCAATTTATTGTTCTCATAGCACAGGAGATGTTTCTCAGCAATCACATGCCGAGGACCAAGTGGATGTGATTTGGCAACAGAATGTGCCATTGTCCTCCAACGGGTTGTCATTATCTTCATCTCCTGTAACTAAGTCAGATAATTATCTTGTTTCTTGGTTTTGTGTCTCTCCTAATTCGCATGGAACCGGCACATACATTCCCAAAATG AGTTATGGTATGTACAAGGAACGCATGACAGCTGAAAGAAGATTCATGCCAAGAAAGCAGAGACAAAGGCTACCTGTTCAGCAGCACTACTCACTTGAACAGGGATGTTCTGGTTCAAGAAATGAGCATGCTACATTTCAAAGCGCGACAAATCAGTTACAGATGAAGCAAAAGAGTTCACGACAGGATGTTTATTCAAGCAAGAGCGTGGTTCCAAAAGGAGGTTTTCCTGCTTTCAGGGAGCAATTAGCAACATGGTGTGGAACCAACCAGGTAGCAACAAACCTGTCGAAGGTTCAGAGCAGTCAAGACATTTCCTCCTCACTTGCCATTGACAACTCGAGCAAAGAATCTGTTGAGAAGGGAAGACAGACAAAACCACCATCATCAGGGATAGTACTTCCTCATCATGGTCAAGGAAATTCCTCAGTATCTAATACCTGTCAGCCCTCCTCACCTGCCACAGAGGGTTATCGTCAATTGAAGGCACAAGTGGGGGAGAAAGTTGAGTTGGGATCCATGGGACCTTTCTCGTTGGGACTTCTCTCAGCGCAGTTTCAGGAAGCATTCCCCCCTCTCCCTACTAGTAAGAAACCTGCAGAAGTCCCTGCCTCAACGGTGAAGAGCCCTGAGCCTTTTGATACCCAAAGCAG GCCACAAGAGGTGTACCAACTGAGAGATGAAGCTGACTTCCCTCCTCTCCAAGCTGGCTGCCGCTGA